One part of the Longimicrobium sp. genome encodes these proteins:
- a CDS encoding YfhO family protein, whose translation MAFVAGLAFQFTGILMSWVFAGHEGRIIVGSFAPLAFYFVHMGVRTRRVAPFVGLAFCISCSLLSFQLQTAYYLLIAVAIWAAFCMWHLGSFQRRPVALRTLAYGVLAIAFAFVSASVILLPFLDYVDQSPRGGGGRGYEYATSYAFPPREITALAVPEEVGFIGTYTGTNPLKLHTEYMGATVLLLVALGFRYSRRNRYFWFFFGLALFTLSIAFGGHTPIYRLWYEILPGTKKFRAPSVSLFLLSMSMVAMATVTLEALASMLDARNARRTLRASTEPDPQMAPALWIMAGVVGVGVVLGIMASSPAPGAQGPGPGGLAFRFALFAAAIAGVLWAWMGGRMGRAIVPVLAFLTVLDLWIVDRKFFETVPPPEAMFAADDVVEFLKSQQGRDRVFVLPVPPEGVYRGQINNYLMRFNLDQAAGEHGNQLQRWNQLLGAGEQTYVDYHNFLGAPGILRASNIRWLIAGVELQGMREAYRGSALVYENPNALPRAYLVPRAVSAPGESALPQMERPDWDAAEVAYVDGSVQLPEGPLTSTVQVQRYEPNRVEVSTSANRAALLVLADNWYQDWKVRVDGREAELLRTNHTLRGVVVPAGAHRVTFTFEPAALYTGWYLYLACMAIFAAYGLYLLATHFRGRRARPAPAE comes from the coding sequence GTGGCGTTCGTGGCGGGGCTGGCGTTCCAGTTCACCGGCATCCTGATGTCGTGGGTGTTCGCGGGGCACGAGGGGCGGATCATCGTGGGCAGCTTCGCGCCGCTCGCGTTCTACTTCGTGCACATGGGCGTGCGCACGCGCCGGGTGGCGCCGTTCGTCGGGCTGGCGTTCTGCATCTCCTGCTCGCTGCTCAGCTTCCAGCTCCAGACCGCGTACTACCTCCTGATCGCGGTGGCGATCTGGGCCGCGTTCTGCATGTGGCACCTGGGGTCGTTCCAGCGCCGTCCGGTGGCGCTGCGCACGCTGGCGTACGGGGTGCTGGCCATCGCGTTCGCCTTCGTGAGCGCGTCGGTCATCCTCCTCCCGTTCCTGGACTACGTGGATCAGTCGCCGCGCGGCGGCGGCGGGCGCGGGTACGAGTACGCCACCTCGTACGCCTTCCCCCCGCGCGAGATCACCGCGCTGGCGGTTCCGGAGGAGGTGGGGTTCATCGGCACGTACACGGGCACCAACCCGCTGAAGCTGCACACGGAGTACATGGGTGCCACCGTGCTCCTGCTGGTGGCGCTCGGCTTCCGCTACTCGCGGCGCAACCGCTACTTCTGGTTCTTTTTCGGGCTGGCGCTCTTCACCCTGTCCATCGCGTTCGGCGGGCACACGCCCATCTACCGGCTCTGGTACGAGATATTACCGGGGACGAAGAAGTTCCGCGCGCCGTCGGTATCGCTCTTCCTGCTGTCGATGTCGATGGTGGCGATGGCGACCGTCACGCTGGAGGCGCTCGCATCGATGCTGGACGCGCGCAATGCCCGGCGGACGCTGCGGGCCAGCACCGAGCCGGACCCGCAGATGGCGCCCGCCCTGTGGATCATGGCCGGGGTGGTCGGCGTCGGGGTGGTGCTGGGGATCATGGCCTCCTCGCCGGCGCCGGGCGCGCAGGGGCCCGGCCCGGGCGGGCTCGCCTTCCGCTTCGCGCTCTTCGCGGCGGCCATCGCGGGGGTGCTGTGGGCGTGGATGGGCGGGCGGATGGGACGCGCGATCGTCCCCGTGCTCGCCTTCCTGACGGTGCTGGACCTGTGGATCGTGGACCGCAAATTCTTTGAGACGGTGCCGCCGCCGGAGGCGATGTTCGCGGCGGACGACGTGGTGGAGTTCCTGAAGTCGCAGCAGGGCCGCGACCGCGTCTTCGTGCTCCCCGTGCCGCCGGAGGGGGTGTACCGCGGGCAGATCAACAACTACCTGATGCGCTTCAACCTGGATCAGGCCGCCGGCGAGCACGGCAACCAGCTTCAGCGCTGGAACCAGCTTCTGGGCGCCGGCGAGCAGACGTACGTGGACTACCACAACTTCCTGGGCGCGCCCGGCATCCTCCGCGCGAGCAACATCCGCTGGCTGATCGCGGGCGTGGAGCTGCAGGGGATGCGCGAGGCGTACCGCGGCTCCGCGCTCGTGTACGAGAATCCCAACGCCCTTCCCCGCGCCTACCTGGTGCCGCGGGCGGTGAGCGCGCCGGGTGAGTCCGCGCTGCCGCAGATGGAGCGGCCGGACTGGGACGCGGCGGAGGTGGCGTACGTGGACGGCAGCGTCCAGCTCCCGGAAGGTCCTCTGACCAGCACGGTGCAGGTGCAGCGCTACGAGCCGAACCGGGTGGAGGTGTCCACCAGCGCCAACCGCGCCGCGCTCCTGGTGCTGGCCGACAACTGGTACCAGGACTGGAAGGTACGGGTGGACGGCCGCGAGGCGGAGCTGCTGCGCACCAACCACACGCTGCGCGGCGTCGTGGTGCCCGCCGGCGCCCACCGCGTAACCTTTACCTTCGAGCCGGCGGCGCTCTACACCGGCTGGTACCTGTACCTGGCGTGCATGGCGATCTTCGCGGCGTACGGGCTCTACCTGCTGGCGACGCACTTCCGCGGGCGGCGCGCTCGGCCGGCGCCGGCGGAGTGA
- a CDS encoding lysylphosphatidylglycerol synthase domain-containing protein, whose protein sequence is MTISPKVRRWLAAALVLAAAAFIVRRIVRDMDQLRTFEWTLRPGLLVLSVLLLSVVLLWGVVVWRLVLRTCGLRVPFRPLARAWFLSNLSRYIPGVVWQFLTLAQLGPAVGLTPAITVMSLLVQMGFLLLSAGAVGVWLLPLELAGVLAPFLPALRWMAPLTLLAVHPRVIAAGLRVAGRVTKREMPRWEGSWLGGLGILLLSALSWCLYGGAFYLFLSAFVTLPLSALGAVTAMNALAFIVGYVVVIAPAGAGFKEGALALLLAGLVPPGVGAALAVAARLWTIVGEALPALLLAARRRATE, encoded by the coding sequence GTGACGATCTCCCCGAAGGTGCGGCGATGGTTGGCGGCGGCGCTGGTACTGGCCGCCGCCGCCTTTATCGTGCGCCGCATCGTGCGCGACATGGACCAGCTGCGCACGTTCGAGTGGACGCTGCGGCCGGGCCTCCTCGTTCTCTCGGTGCTCCTGCTCTCGGTGGTGCTGCTGTGGGGAGTGGTGGTGTGGCGGCTGGTGCTGCGGACTTGCGGGCTGCGGGTGCCGTTCCGGCCGCTGGCGCGCGCGTGGTTCCTCTCCAACCTCAGCCGCTACATCCCGGGCGTGGTGTGGCAGTTCCTGACGCTGGCGCAGCTCGGCCCCGCCGTGGGGCTGACCCCGGCGATCACGGTGATGTCGCTGCTCGTCCAGATGGGCTTCCTCCTCCTCTCCGCCGGGGCCGTGGGCGTCTGGCTCCTCCCGCTGGAGCTGGCCGGGGTGCTCGCCCCCTTCCTCCCCGCGCTGCGCTGGATGGCGCCGCTCACCCTGCTGGCCGTGCACCCGCGCGTGATCGCGGCGGGGCTGCGCGTGGCCGGGCGCGTGACGAAGCGCGAGATGCCGCGGTGGGAGGGAAGCTGGCTCGGCGGGCTGGGGATCCTGCTTCTCTCGGCGCTCTCGTGGTGCCTCTACGGCGGCGCCTTCTACCTCTTCCTGAGCGCCTTCGTCACGCTCCCGCTCTCCGCGCTGGGCGCGGTGACGGCGATGAACGCGCTGGCCTTCATCGTGGGCTACGTGGTGGTGATCGCGCCGGCGGGTGCGGGGTTCAAGGAAGGCGCGCTCGCCCTCCTCCTCGCGGGCCTGGTGCCCCCGGGCGTGGGCGCCGCGCTCGCCGTCGCCGCGCGCCTCTGGACCATCGTCGGCGAAGCGCTCCCTGCCCTCCTCCTCGCGGCCCGCCGCCGTGCTACGGAATAG
- a CDS encoding LamG-like jellyroll fold domain-containing protein: protein MIAHLRFGGCALLLAAAACKGGTTSEPPGPPVEVRAVAGASASAPFASDVAVPLTARVLDARGKGVPGVTVEWSASSGTVTPAQVVSGADGSVSASWTPATAIGQYTVSATAVTTAGPRSATFSVAALAPRALRFDGVDDYVQVPNSPTIAPGTGDFTWEIWLKRDRTGTREDVMTRKDVFADSEHDVAIYFDEFDRVNAFARDHPNSNTTIVTSTARVGTDWTHVAIVRSFAAFHLYVNGVLQRTGFASFILTTNGPLRIGANRVNNTGPDGAPVFAFAGLVHEVRVWRSARTADQIAEAARGCVARQQFGLIADYRFDEGAGTIVRDASGSGNDGTLRNGPTWVPGANRCA from the coding sequence ATGATCGCGCATCTACGATTCGGCGGCTGTGCCCTTCTCCTGGCCGCGGCGGCGTGCAAAGGCGGAACCACTTCCGAGCCGCCCGGACCGCCCGTGGAGGTGCGCGCCGTTGCCGGCGCATCGGCCTCCGCACCGTTCGCTTCCGATGTCGCGGTGCCCCTGACGGCTCGGGTTCTCGACGCGCGAGGGAAAGGAGTTCCCGGCGTGACGGTGGAGTGGTCCGCAAGCAGCGGAACCGTCACCCCTGCCCAGGTCGTATCCGGCGCGGACGGCAGTGTGAGCGCATCGTGGACCCCGGCGACGGCGATCGGGCAATACACCGTCTCGGCCACGGCGGTCACCACGGCGGGTCCGCGCTCCGCCACCTTTTCGGTCGCGGCGCTCGCTCCGCGCGCGCTCCGCTTCGACGGCGTCGACGACTACGTGCAGGTCCCCAACAGTCCCACCATCGCGCCCGGCACGGGCGACTTCACCTGGGAGATCTGGCTGAAGCGCGACCGCACCGGGACGCGTGAAGACGTGATGACGAGAAAGGACGTGTTCGCCGACTCCGAGCACGACGTCGCGATCTACTTCGACGAATTCGACCGGGTGAACGCCTTCGCGAGGGATCACCCGAACTCCAACACGACGATCGTCACCTCCACCGCCCGGGTCGGGACCGACTGGACTCACGTGGCGATCGTCCGCTCCTTTGCGGCTTTCCACCTGTACGTGAACGGCGTGCTGCAGCGGACGGGGTTCGCTTCCTTCATCCTGACGACCAACGGACCGCTCCGCATCGGCGCCAACCGCGTGAACAACACGGGGCCGGACGGGGCGCCGGTCTTTGCGTTCGCGGGCCTGGTGCACGAGGTGCGGGTCTGGAGATCGGCCCGCACCGCCGATCAGATCGCCGAGGCAGCGAGGGGCTGCGTGGCGCGGCAGCAGTTCGGGCTGATCGCGGACTACCGGTTCGACGAAGGGGCGGGAACGATCGTCCGGGACGCCAGCGGGAGCGGGAACGACGGCACGCTGCGCAACGGGCCCACCTGGGTGCCAGGGGCCAACCGCTGCGCGTAG
- the greA gene encoding transcription elongation factor GreA, which produces MLEELKNKLGEEIERLTHELQVTLPQAIKKAVEHGDLRENSEYKAALERQQFVQARLNHLTRRAGELSKIDMSQIPSDRIGFGSRVTVVDMRTREEETYSLVFGDYIDIDSGQISVASPLGQALMGKKKGETVSLTLPRGERKLKIKSMTTLAQMAESKEDEG; this is translated from the coding sequence ATGCTGGAAGAGCTCAAGAACAAGCTGGGCGAAGAGATCGAACGGCTCACGCACGAGCTCCAAGTGACGCTGCCGCAGGCGATCAAAAAGGCGGTGGAGCATGGCGACCTCCGGGAGAACTCGGAGTACAAGGCGGCGCTGGAGCGGCAGCAGTTCGTGCAGGCGCGCCTCAACCACCTGACGCGCCGCGCCGGCGAGCTCTCCAAGATCGACATGTCGCAGATCCCCTCGGACCGGATCGGCTTCGGCTCGCGCGTGACCGTCGTTGACATGCGCACCCGCGAGGAGGAGACGTACTCGCTCGTCTTCGGCGACTACATCGACATCGACAGCGGCCAGATCTCGGTGGCGTCGCCGCTCGGGCAGGCGCTGATGGGGAAGAAGAAGGGCGAGACCGTGTCCCTCACCCTTCCGCGCGGCGAGCGCAAGCTCAAGATCAAGTCGATGACCACGCTCGCGCAGATGGCGGAGAGCAAGGAAGACGAGGGCTGA
- a CDS encoding methyltransferase domain-containing protein — translation MHKNSTRLFQHYAKSFFTPGARVLEIGPDRHPSTYRSLLEAEFACWDTLDAFPRTDVPLTYLAKSEYEFPVADDSYDIVFSAQVIEHVRKIWRWMPELSRVCRPGGVVITINPVSWHYHESPVDCWRIYPEGMRALSDDAGLDVVLSEWGSIEMQGIEKRAPRLVRKQQVFQRLSGLIGMLNATVKFPVEAAYDTITVARKRPPP, via the coding sequence ATGCACAAGAACAGCACCCGTCTCTTCCAGCACTACGCGAAGTCGTTTTTCACGCCGGGCGCGCGGGTCCTGGAGATCGGGCCCGACCGCCACCCGTCCACCTATCGCTCGCTGCTGGAGGCGGAGTTCGCGTGCTGGGACACGCTGGACGCCTTTCCGCGCACCGACGTGCCGCTCACGTACCTGGCCAAGTCCGAGTACGAGTTTCCGGTGGCGGACGACAGCTACGACATCGTGTTCTCGGCCCAGGTGATCGAGCACGTGCGCAAGATCTGGCGCTGGATGCCGGAGCTGAGCCGCGTGTGCCGGCCGGGCGGGGTGGTGATCACCATCAACCCCGTGAGCTGGCACTACCACGAGTCGCCGGTGGACTGCTGGCGGATCTACCCGGAGGGGATGCGCGCCCTGAGCGACGACGCCGGGCTCGACGTGGTGCTCAGCGAGTGGGGGAGCATCGAGATGCAGGGGATCGAGAAGCGCGCCCCGCGGCTCGTCCGCAAGCAGCAGGTCTTCCAGCGCCTCTCCGGCCTGATCGGCATGCTGAACGCGACGGTGAAGTTCCCCGTCGAAGCCGCGTACGATACCATCACCGTGGCACGCAAGCGGCCTCCTCCCTGA